In Ktedonobacteraceae bacterium, the DNA window ATGGTCGCTTCCGAATCATGCGCGCTAGATCGCGTCGGAGCAGTGTTTGTAAGAGAAGTCGAGCCGGGAGAACTCATCACTATTGATCAAGACGGCCTGCATGCCGAGACCTTGCTCGCGGAACCCCGTCACGCGTTGTGCGTCTTCGAGTATATTTACTTTTCCGATGCAACCAGCAGCTTAAATAACAGGTATGTCTACGAGGTGCGCGAGCAACTGGGCCGGGAACTGGCGAGGGAACATCCCATCGATGCTGATCTTGTAGTGCCTGTGCCCGATTCTTCCATTCCAGCGGCGCTGGGCTATGCTGCCGCATCAAACATTCCCTACGGGCAGGCGATCATCAAAAATCGTTACGCAGATCGCACCTTCATCAAACCAGATCAGCGGCTGCGGCAACTAGAGGTGGATTTGAAATTCAACTTCGTCAAGTCGAAGATCGCCGGGGCGCGCTTAGTGATCGTCGACGACTCAATCGTGCGCGGCAATACGATGAAGCGACTGGTAGCGGCGCTGCGGCATCAAGGAGCGAAAGAAATTCACCTGCGTTCGAGCGCTCCACCATTGCGCCATCCCTGTTACTTCGGCATAGACATACCGCGTGAGGAGGAACTGATTGCCGCCGGTCGCAGCGTGCAGGAAATCGCGGATTATATCGGAGTGGATAGCCTGGGCTACCTGAGCCTGGAAGGTCTGGGAAAAGCCTTACGCGTGGTAAAAGATGATACCAACCTTGACGATGCTGCCGCCATTGCATCTCTGCATGCCGAGTGCTGCTATGGCTGTATGCATACTGCTGGCTGGCCGTTCGATCCTACAAAGCCACCGCTTCTAATGCCGGTACGAAACGAAAAATTGCTGAGGGTGTCATAATGCAAATACTGGTGATCGGCTCGGGCGCGCGCGAACATGCAATCGTCCGGAAACTGGCGCAGAGTCCTCGCGTCAACCAGATTTACGCCGCTCCTGGAAATCCTGGCATGATGGCACAGGCCGAATGCATTCCTCTAGGAGTGACACAATTCACGGAACTGGCGGATTTCGCGGAACGCAAGCACATCGACCTCACAATCGTCGGGCCAGAAGTGCCACTAGTAGAGGGTATCGCGGATTTTTTCCGCCGCCGAGGTTTGCGCATCTTCGGGCCAGGCGCCGCGGGTGCCGCACTCGAGGGCAGCAAAGCTTTCGCGAAGGAACTAATGACCACCGCCGGTATTCCAACTGCGCAGCATCGCACCTTTACCGATGCCACAGCAGCTAATGCATACCTGGAAGAGCATGGTGTTCCCGTGGTCGTCAAGGCCGATGGAAACGCTGCCGGCAAGGGAGCGATTGTTGCACTCGACATGGAAACGGCTCGTAACGCTATACAGCAAATGATGGTCGAACGTGTTTTCGGCGCGGCAGGAGATATTGTCGTGATCGAGGACTACCTGCAAGGCGATGAAATAGGCTCGACCGCTATCTGCAACGGCACCCATTATTTGCCTCTACCCCTCAGCCAGGATCACAAACGCGCCCTGGACAACGACCAGGGCCTGAATACCGGTGGCATGGGCGTCTATACCCCTCTGCCATTTGTGAATGCAGTGACCCAAACGCAGATACAGCAGCGCATTATATCGGCCACTCTACAGGCACTACAAGAGCGTGGCATCCACTTCTCAGGCGTTCTCTATTCAAACATCATGCTCACGCAACGCGGCCCCATGGTACTCGAACACAATACCCGTTTTGGCGACCCGGAAACGCAGGCTTTCATGATGCTGTTGCAAGACGATATAATGAAGCTCCTTGAATTCGCAGAAACGGCATTGCCTGCCACCTATCCAGAGATAGCCTGGCATAAGGGATACGCCGCCAGCCTGACATTGGCATCGCGAGGCTATCCAGGAAGGTACCCGATTGGCCTACCCATTACGGGCATCGAGGAGGCTAACCGCCTGGAACACGTGCAGGTCTTTCACGCCGGAACAGCCTTACGGGACGGACGCCTGGTAACGGCTGGAGGGCGCGTGCTGAGCGTTGCTGCTCGCGGTGAAACACTGCAAGAGGCCGCAGCAAGAGTGTACGAAGCGGCGGCGCGCATTTCATTCGAGGGTATGCATTATCGCCGCGATATTGCGCATCGTGGCTTGAAAGCAAAGGAATAGGAGTACAATACATGACAGCACAAGTAATTATTATCATGGGTAGTAAGGGCGATCTTTCTCAGGCCGAAGGCGTCGCCAAGACGCTCAAAGCCCTGGAGATCAGCTACGAGATGCGCGTGTGTTCGGCGCACAAAGCAACTACGCGCCTGCTAGAGATATTGTCCGAGTATGAATCCGCCGGTCCGCTTGTCTACATCACCATTGCAGGCCGCTCAAACGCGCTCTCGGCGGTGGTCGACGCCAATACACGCTTTCCGGTAATCGCCTGCCCACCCTATAGCGACCGCTTCGGCGGCATGGACATACTTTCATCGTTACGGCTGCCATCAGGCATTGCCTCACCAACGATTCTGGAACCCGAAGGGGCAGCGCTCCTTGCCGCCAAAATGCTCGCGCTGTCTGATCCTCTGCTGAGCCAGCGTATCGTCAACTACCAGCAGCAGTTTGCCGCGATTCTGGCGCAGGCCGATGAAGAGGCACGTTCTCATGGCTAACAACTATGAGAACGCCAGCCTGCATCTCGGCGTACTCATCTCGGGCAGTGGCAGCAACTTGCAGGCCCTTATTGATGCGATTGAAAGCAAGGAACTACAAAACGTTGCAATCGCATTAGTGGTGAGCAATAGAGCCGGTGCCCAGGGGCTACAACGCGCTCTCCGGCATAAGATACCCACAATCTACCTGCCCTGGAATGAGCCGCAGGAAAGTGAAGCAAAGCTCGTTGCTCTCCTGCGGTTGTTTCAGGTTGATCTGATCGTGCTGGCCGGCTGGATGCGCATCCTGAGCGCCGGCTTCCTCGCACAATTCCCGCGGCGCGTTATCAATCTGCACCCCGCGCTCTTGCCCGACGACGGCACAGGTTCGCACTATATTACGAGCGATGGGACAACCATCCCGGTCTTCCGTGGGTTACACGCCATCCGGCAGGCCCTGGAGAGCGGTGTGACAATCACAGGAAGCACGGTTCATTACGTGACGGCAGAGGTGGATGCCGGACCCGTCATATGCAGGGAAGAAGTAAAGATCGAGTCGGGCGATACAGAGGAATCGCTGCATGAGCGGATAAAGAGGGTTGAGCACCGGTTGATTGTGGAGGCGGTGAGGAGATTGAGGAGCGAATTCGCTTAGCGCGACCCTGGATAAGCCCTTGATATGGCTACCCTTTTCTCCAAACCAGCGAATAGCGCCACAACAAATGCCTTCTCACCCTCGCTCCCGGCAAAACCTTTTTACAAATCTGGCGCAACTGCGCAAGCGTGAGATAGGTATCATGCTTCCCATGTTCAGCCCAGGCTTGCCGCACTGCTTCCGACTCCCTGGTGCGCCCCGTTTTGAGGAATTTCAGCATATAATTATATGGTACGGCTATAAGAAATATGGACAAATCGAATAAACTGGCCTGATAGAGATCAAGTACAATCAGCTTTCCACCGGGGGCAAGCGCAGTTTTCAACTTACTGAGGATGTCTTCCATAGGCAAATGGTGCAGGGTCGCGATGGAGACGATGCAATCGAACTGTTCAGGGGCGAAATCCCATGAGAGTACATCGGCTACCTGGTAGTCGATGTTGGTGTATTGCTGCGAACGCTCCTTTGCCAGTCTAATCATCTGCGGTGAGAGATCCAGCGCCAGTACGTGCTCGGCCTTTTGCGCCAGGAGACGCGCGAATGCTCCGCTGCCACAACCTATTTCCATTGCATTCCTGCAAGGCGATGGAACCTGGCGCAAAAGGAAATCATGATAATGGTTATT includes these proteins:
- a CDS encoding AIR carboxylase family protein, whose protein sequence is MTAQVIIIMGSKGDLSQAEGVAKTLKALEISYEMRVCSAHKATTRLLEILSEYESAGPLVYITIAGRSNALSAVVDANTRFPVIACPPYSDRFGGMDILSSLRLPSGIASPTILEPEGAALLAAKMLALSDPLLSQRIVNYQQQFAAILAQADEEARSHG
- the purD gene encoding phosphoribosylamine--glycine ligase yields the protein MQILVIGSGAREHAIVRKLAQSPRVNQIYAAPGNPGMMAQAECIPLGVTQFTELADFAERKHIDLTIVGPEVPLVEGIADFFRRRGLRIFGPGAAGAALEGSKAFAKELMTTAGIPTAQHRTFTDATAANAYLEEHGVPVVVKADGNAAGKGAIVALDMETARNAIQQMMVERVFGAAGDIVVIEDYLQGDEIGSTAICNGTHYLPLPLSQDHKRALDNDQGLNTGGMGVYTPLPFVNAVTQTQIQQRIISATLQALQERGIHFSGVLYSNIMLTQRGPMVLEHNTRFGDPETQAFMMLLQDDIMKLLEFAETALPATYPEIAWHKGYAASLTLASRGYPGRYPIGLPITGIEEANRLEHVQVFHAGTALRDGRLVTAGGRVLSVAARGETLQEAAARVYEAAARISFEGMHYRRDIAHRGLKAKE
- a CDS encoding phosphoribosylglycinamide formyltransferase, encoding MANNYENASLHLGVLISGSGSNLQALIDAIESKELQNVAIALVVSNRAGAQGLQRALRHKIPTIYLPWNEPQESEAKLVALLRLFQVDLIVLAGWMRILSAGFLAQFPRRVINLHPALLPDDGTGSHYITSDGTTIPVFRGLHAIRQALESGVTITGSTVHYVTAEVDAGPVICREEVKIESGDTEESLHERIKRVEHRLIVEAVRRLRSEFA
- a CDS encoding class I SAM-dependent methyltransferase translates to MATIQADFDRLALVGDESWNHNNHYHDFLLRQVPSPCRNAMEIGCGSGAFARLLAQKAEHVLALDLSPQMIRLAKERSQQYTNIDYQVADVLSWDFAPEQFDCIVSIATLHHLPMEDILSKLKTALAPGGKLIVLDLYQASLFDLSIFLIAVPYNYMLKFLKTGRTRESEAVRQAWAEHGKHDTYLTLAQLRQICKKVLPGARVRRHLLWRYSLVWRKG
- the purF gene encoding amidophosphoribosyltransferase, whose product is MERLHDACGIVGIYLQEHDEHIDVRNYLALALTSLQHRGQESAGIAVYDGDGKIATRVGMGKVREVFADSGAGLPPTCCGIGHVRYSTTGSSCVENAGPFVVGEGHVHPGAIAVAHNGNLVNGDRLRAQFPSGLLNSTTDSEAIALLLLFSEGGTLRERLIETIPLLQGAYSLVILSEDKLFAMRDPWGMRPLCLGQIGKNWMVASESCALDRVGAVFVREVEPGELITIDQDGLHAETLLAEPRHALCVFEYIYFSDATSSLNNRYVYEVREQLGRELAREHPIDADLVVPVPDSSIPAALGYAAASNIPYGQAIIKNRYADRTFIKPDQRLRQLEVDLKFNFVKSKIAGARLVIVDDSIVRGNTMKRLVAALRHQGAKEIHLRSSAPPLRHPCYFGIDIPREEELIAAGRSVQEIADYIGVDSLGYLSLEGLGKALRVVKDDTNLDDAAAIASLHAECCYGCMHTAGWPFDPTKPPLLMPVRNEKLLRVS